One genomic segment of Melitaea cinxia chromosome 19, ilMelCinx1.1, whole genome shotgun sequence includes these proteins:
- the LOC123662952 gene encoding uncharacterized protein LOC123662952 isoform X1 produces the protein MAEPTRYVIVKFKKLPFVGMHPLQCVPVSWIKCQMDDENVAVAFPPELNSHHRSLMKTGKDPVLKWKQFPASVEERRDAYVELNREAAGAAGGTPGGPLSPPSLANLNISEPSTPTTSTPKKRGTRITSGAVETQTALNQTVEVEQQLLEELYQKWQEMNCIMEKLFPTNYGNNAN, from the exons ATGGCCGAACCGACAAGATatgttattgtaaaatttaaaaaattgccattTGTCGGAATGCATCCCTTACAGTGTGTCCCCGTTTCTTGGATAAAATGTCAAATGGACGATGAAAATGTAGCAGTTGCTTTTCCCCCCGAATTAAATTCACACCATAGAAGTCTTATGAAAACTGGAAAAGACCCAGTTCTAAAATGGAAACAGTTTCCAGCCAGCGTCGAAGAACGTCGAG ATGCGTACGTAGAACTTAATAGAGAAGCAGCGGGAGCGGCAGGAGGAACACCGGGAg gtcCTCTATCACCGCCGTCGCTCGCAAATCTAAATATTTCTGAACCGTCGACACCAACAACAAGTACACCAAAGAAACGAGGAACTCGTATAACTTCAG GTGCCGTTGAAACCCAAACTGCTTTAAACCAGACCGTGGAAGTGGAACAGCAATTACTCGAAGAACTTTATCAAAAATGGCAAGAGATGAACTGCATAATGGAAAAGCTATTTCCTACGAACTACGGAAATAATGctaattaa
- the LOC123662952 gene encoding uncharacterized protein LOC123662952 isoform X2: MAEPTRYVIVKFKKLPFVGMHPLQCVPVSWIKCQMDDENVAVAFPPELNSHHRSLMKTGKDPVLKWKQFPASVEERRDAYVELNREAAGAAGGTPGPLSPPSLANLNISEPSTPTTSTPKKRGTRITSGAVETQTALNQTVEVEQQLLEELYQKWQEMNCIMEKLFPTNYGNNAN, translated from the exons ATGGCCGAACCGACAAGATatgttattgtaaaatttaaaaaattgccattTGTCGGAATGCATCCCTTACAGTGTGTCCCCGTTTCTTGGATAAAATGTCAAATGGACGATGAAAATGTAGCAGTTGCTTTTCCCCCCGAATTAAATTCACACCATAGAAGTCTTATGAAAACTGGAAAAGACCCAGTTCTAAAATGGAAACAGTTTCCAGCCAGCGTCGAAGAACGTCGAG ATGCGTACGTAGAACTTAATAGAGAAGCAGCGGGAGCGGCAGGAGGAACACC aggtcCTCTATCACCGCCGTCGCTCGCAAATCTAAATATTTCTGAACCGTCGACACCAACAACAAGTACACCAAAGAAACGAGGAACTCGTATAACTTCAG GTGCCGTTGAAACCCAAACTGCTTTAAACCAGACCGTGGAAGTGGAACAGCAATTACTCGAAGAACTTTATCAAAAATGGCAAGAGATGAACTGCATAATGGAAAAGCTATTTCCTACGAACTACGGAAATAATGctaattaa